From the Lathyrus oleraceus cultivar Zhongwan6 chromosome 4, CAAS_Psat_ZW6_1.0, whole genome shotgun sequence genome, one window contains:
- the LOC127073897 gene encoding RING-H2 finger protein ATL47, with the protein MAASPSPQSSLASQTINDDGNNSSVKETTTSSSISKISPLILLVIIVLAIIFFLYGLVQLILWLLMKRPSSSSHYNSNRFQESTRTRSLQRQLQHLFHLHDSGLDQAFINTLPVFNYQDLLGLKEPFDCAVCLCEFSEQDKLRLVPICSHAFHMNCLDTWLLSNSTCPLCRANISNNSFSLENVNVVEDSLVLSHRFNVNGDKENIIEKQIGDKRVFSVKLGKFRNNGLEDGSSTGSCSLDERRCYSMGSYQYVFCDSNLEVVLSQSCGDDENGNVEGKRIGSRSKGESFSVSKIWLWSKKSKFPSSNTVFP; encoded by the coding sequence ATGGCAGCGTCTCCATCTCCTCAATCATCTCTTGCGTCGCAAACGATTAACGACGACGGAAATAATAGTTCTGTGAAAGAAACAACAACTTCTTCATCCATAAGCAAAATTAGTCCACTTATTTTGTTAGTTATAATAGTATTAGCAATAATCTTTTTTCTCTATGGACTTGTCCAGTTAATATTATGGTTACTGATGAAAAGGCCATCCTCTTCATCTCATTATAATTCCAACAGATTCCAAGAATCGACTCGAACTCGATCTCTTCAGAGGCAACTACAACACCTATTCCACTTGCATGATTCAGGTCTTGACCAAGCTTTCATAAATACTCTTCCTGTTTTCAACTACCAAGATTTACTGGGATTGAAGGAGCCTTTTGACTGTGCTGTGTGTCTATGTGAGTTTTCTGAACAGGATAAGCTGAGGTTGGTTCCTATATGCAGCCATGCCTTTCATATGAATTGTCTTGACACATGGCTTCTCTCAAATTCTACTTGTCCTCTTTGTAGAGCAAATATCTCTAACAATAGTTTCTCTTTGGAGAATGTTAACGTTGTTGAGGATTCTTTGGTTCTGTCACATAGGTTCAATGTCAATGGTGATAAAGAGAATATTATTGAGAAACAAATAGGTGACAAAAGGGTGTTTTCTGTGAAGCTTGGAAAATTCAGAAATAATGGATTGGAGGATGGTAGTAGTACTGGTAGTTGTAGTTTGGATGAAAGGAGATGTTATTCAATGGGTTCATATCAATATGTGTTTTGTGATTCAAATTTGGAAGTGGTTTTGTCTCAATCTTGTGGTGATGATGAAAATGGGAATGTGGAGGGGAAGAGGATAGGGAGTAGAAGCAAAGGTGAGAGTTTCTCGGTTTCTAAGATATGGCTTTGGTCTAAGAAGAGCAAATTTCCTAGTTCTAATACTGTTTTTCCTTGA